One window from the genome of Cryptomeria japonica chromosome 6, Sugi_1.0, whole genome shotgun sequence encodes:
- the LOC131065859 gene encoding uncharacterized protein LOC131065859, whose product MDGQRRRSNPSGTPTRTRMVDSPPYPLKLFCRSLFIVFTFFCILFWLLFVFELPLDSEDHSTVRLYPKRLEKHFNRRNPSAVKSQASWGYLGEMMVGMLPQDLPFTVFVPAEQNFRHILGLKDNSARRENFTDELAVNSTLDNTVAVVSRILGFSTVPFHLLSRSVPSNGEVVADSLSGFSLQVAKSSKGVLYVNNISCGVTDLKKGAIVVHVVRGVIMDAEFEQSMRPDED is encoded by the coding sequence ATGGATGGTCAAAGAAGGCGATCAAATCCGTCAGGAACACCTACCAGAACAAGAATGGTGGATTCTCCTCCTTATCCTTTGAAGCTCTTTTGTAGATCACTTTTCATTGTCTTTACATTCTTCTGTATTTTATTCTGGTTACTTTTCGTCTTCGAGCTCCCCCTGGACTCAGAAGACCACAGCACCGTACGCCTATACCCCAAAAGACTAGAGAAACATTTCAATCGTAGAAATCCAAGTGCCGTTAAATCTCAAGCTTCTTGGGGATATCTCGGCGAAATGATGGTTGGAATGCTGCCGCAAGACCTGCCGTTTACTGTATTTGTTCCGGCCGAGCAAAATTTCCGGCATATTTTAGGCCTGAAAGATAATTCTGCCCGGAGAGAGAATTTTACAGACGAATTGGCTGTAAACTCGACGCTTGATAATACAGTGGCTGTTGTTTCGAGAATTTTAGGGTTTAGTACAGTTCCATTCCATTTGCTCTCGAGGTCCGTTCCATCAAACGGCGAGGTTGTTGCGGATTCTCTGTCTGGATTTAGTTTGCAAGTGGCTAAGTCTTCTAAGGGGGTTTTATATGTAAATAATATAAGCTGTGGAGTTACTGATTTGAAAAAGGGGGCAATTGTTGTTCATGTTGTGCGCGGGGTTATCATGGATGCAGAGTTTGAGCAATCTATGAGACCGGACGAAGATTAA